The genome window ATTGTGGACTGCTTTAACTATTTACAATGGCATGGCAAAAATATATATGTTGTACAACTGCCAACATATAGTGCAATCCAGTAACTTTGATCATTCTCAGTGGTAACAGAGAAATGATACTAATGGGCTATGGCACAAAAATAGTAGCTGTTCTATTGTCACAAGTCTAAAGAAACTCCATCTTTCAGGGTCTCTGCAGAGAAGATATTACAGCTCTCAAGTCTCGCCTTCAGAGGATCAAAAAACAAGCTGAATCATCTAGTGCTATATCGTCGTCTTCAGTTCCACTGACTTTGGATTCATCCTCCAAGTCAGTTGTAACCAAAGCGAAGGAACTTGCAGCTAAAGCTAAGTCAAAGAAGGCGAAGGACACAGAGGAAGAAAGGAGACAGAAAGACACACTAGCTCAAGAAAGGTGAGAATATATAATTGGCAAGCTTTTGTTTTCTCACAGCATGTACAGTGCTCTTGTTTTTGCTTATACATTTGACTTGTCTCTCAGTATCCAACAGCCAGCATACCAGCAGTATCACAATTTAGCCCAAGATACTCCCCCTGGCCTCTCCTTGCCTTATCAGTTCAAGATCCTGGCCGAGATGTTTAGGAGCATGGACACAGTGGTTGCTATGCTGTTCAACCGTTCCGAGACAGCTACATTCTCCAAGATCAAACGGGGAGTTCAGGATATGATGCACAAGTAGGTGTGACTAtacattgaaccaaagtgctttgttCATAGACACATTTGTAgtttaattaattcatttttttaaactaattaaataaaaatgtttttaaattaaaatgttaatTAAACGTTTTATTTTGattacataattttttattttttccagttttaaaaaaatgtgcgcTTATTCTGTTTTATGGTTGTACAACCACTTCATAATGTAACACACAGCACAGTATTGGTATTAGGAGTGGAACGGTTATCAAAATGCATTGTTTGGCTCTTGTCACGGATTTGTTGCACACTTTTTGGTACTGTGTACATTGTTCTTTTTAACACCCCAGAATACCAATCAGTTTTGGTTCTTGGAAAAAAGGCCACACGCCACACTGGCTCGCAAACATGCTTTGCAAGACGTGAGCATTAAAAAAATCATTGAGTGTCGGCAATGCATTATGGCTGACTGCAACACAAATAACATTTTCCAGCATCCAACATCTAAcaactctcctcttaaccacgaccACTCCATCCTTCTAtatgctaccgcttgtccctcttggggttgctAAATACtgatttttgttgatttattatGGATACAAAACAAAGCAATGATATAATAAAACCAAATGGACAGCTAAAAAAAGACTCTCCTGTTCAACCATAATTTGTTGCTGTGCACAACGAAAATCGAAAATCGCTAATGTTCAATTGAAATATGGCCAGCACGCATTTTGAAGAAGCAACTTCATTCAAATGCACCAGACTCGAGACACGTTTCGCTGTTGCAGGCAGCTCACCAGTGAAAGACTCGTGCACTAATCACTAACCGACAATTAACGCCCTAATCACTCGctgacaactagagatgtccgattatatcggactgccgatattatcggccgataaatgctttaaaatgtaatatcggaaattatcggtatcggtttcaaaaagttaaatttatgactttttaaaacgccgctgtgtacacggacataggcaggagtacagagcgccaataaaccttaaaggcactgcctttgcgtgccggcccaatcacatgatatctactgctttttacacacacaagtgaatgcaaggcatacttggtcaacagccatacaggtcacactgagggtggtcatataaacaactttaacactgttacaaatagcgccacactgtgaacccacaccaaaaaagaatgacaaacacattgcgAGACAACATCCacaccataacacaacagaacaaatacccaaaaccccttgcagcactaactctacaatatacacccccgcccacctcaacctcctcatgctctctcagggagagcatgtcccaaattccaagctgctgttttgaggcatgttaaaaaaaataatgcactttgtgacttcaataataaatatggcagtgccatgttggcatttttttcaataacttgagttgatttattttggaaaaccttgttacattgttaaatgcatccagcgggtcatcacaacaaaattaggcataataatgtgttaattccacgactgtatatatcagtatcggttgatatcggaatcggtaattaagagttggacaatatcggaatatcgaatatcggcaaaaaagccattatgggacatttctactgacaactagtgcgctaatcgctagttAACAACTAGCGTGGTAATCTCTAGCTGGCAACAAGAGTGTTTATGGCTAGCTGACAACAAAGCGTGAATCGCTAGCTAAAAACTAGACCACTcacttcatgttagcatttaaaatcgttagctatcttaaatgctaacatgaatataataATGCAATTGTTCATTCATGTTATATGTAGGTCTGGGCAATGTATCGATTTTATCAATATATGTaagtttttttgttgcagacgatttaaaaaatcaaaaatctattttcttCTCATGCCCCGTACTTTCTGCCCCTCAGAAGCTTCCGTAGCTTGCGCAGGCCCCTTAGTTCCTTAGCAGCACACCTACtgtagcaaaacatggctaatgctaatgagagcgagacgtttgttccaaagaaaagaaaagtgtttttCAGTACTTAAGTTTTGCGGTAACCTGTATGAAATAAATGATTGCACGCTGCCAAGTTTATAAAGGTAGCAGCACAAAAAACGTCTTCCTGCATCTTAAACCGAAGCCTGCAGTCGAGTGCGGGAAATGCAACTGTTTACGAGGCGGACATGACCGCAACAACAAACATATCATGTAAGATAAGAAAGAAGCACAGTGAAAAACTATAGtcctctcaatgttttacttgattatttatttacagaagtTCTTTGTTCAAGACTGAAGTTTTAAGTTTTCACTATTATTCTCAATGTTGGAGAtaattatttgcatgcaatgcaacttatttttttaacggaagtattttattcaagactgAAGTATTACTTCCCAGAGTTAGCTCTTAATTTAGTTCTATGAAATTGATTCCATAAAAAGTAAAAGTTTTATTTGgtctaaaataaaacattattcaAATGATAATTTGCAATGTCATTTCACTCTACTGGTTTTCgatcaaataaacaaacttgttttgaattatatCTGTCATTTGTGTTCAACGGTTTCTTTTAAAAGTATGGGGAAAATTCGTAAAGTGAATCTTTTGTGAAAAAAtcacacatttaattttttagcaAGATCGCCCAGGCCTAGTTATGTGTTATCATTTATTCACATTCAACTACATGACAGTGTGTTGGCTCAATGTTCATGTGTATTTACAAACATTTCATTGGTGGAAAAATTGCGGGGGGAAATTATAAGTTATGTAACAATATAagaatttcatatcacggttactgTGACCAAAGCTATCATTATTATTGCggcattgttgaatgtgctcaaaaattacttagatacacacactgaaatatttttgaccaagttattttttattaaaacataaCTTCAATAAGTAGACCCAGTATTTTGTGTTTCATTATGCTTCGCTGATagtgttttatctgttttaatgaataaactgttgttttaaatattggtttgtactttagcactttaagatttatttaaataaaaagtgcaTAACAAACGCAATTATTACCATTTATTATTTCTAGCAGGTGTTGCGTCCTAATATATTcagtggtccttgaacgcaccaccgcATCTTAGGAAAGATTGAGCACACTTTGTAGGTTTAGTGTGCACAAttaaatagcttagttgctcagacagcaatgtgtttttaTAAGTTTAGAATTTGGTGTGTTTCTTAATAGGGAAATATgcatttatacatttaatttaagcTTTCAAGCCGGCCCCAGTcagtccatgagtttatcaaagtgcagtcaaTCTTGGTTTTTCGATCATATTAATTTAAAACTTCTAACTGTCGGGAGTTTTaccgcagttattattattacctaAATTATATACTTTTGAAAATCTAACAAAGATTTCATGGCTCCTCTGCAGGACCCCCTGGGGATAGAGGACCCCTGTTTGTGTGTTCGTGGATATTAGTGTTTCAAATTAATTTGCCTCCTCTTCTTGGTGTCTGCAGGCGATTTGAAGAAGATCACATTGGTCAAATAACGACAGTATTTCCTAAGGCCTATACATTCAGACAGGAAAAGAACATCCCGACATTCAACTGCTGCATTAAGAAAGGCAGCTACCAGCTCACCGTGGAACCTGTCATTTCTAATGGTATGACAACTGTTTGTGTGTTGCTATTTGTATTTACCTAAACTGTGGGCtccttttgaaattgtattgtttttaaagtAACTGCCACAGTTAGGagtggaacatgcttttttttgtcgTGTCAGATTATGATTAAGCGTATGtcacacttggcttcactgtaaccacggtgggagacgagggaagaccggtgtgttgtttcctttaatgttacaATTAGGGCtgtaacaactaatcgattaaaatcgattattaaaatagttgccgattaatttagtcatcgattcgttggatctatgctatgcgcatgcacagattttttttgttgataatttttttttaaatttcttttttttttaaaataaacctttatttataaactgcaacatttacaaacagctgagaaacaataatcaaaatgagtatggtgccagtatgctgttttttcccaataaaatactggataggatagaaatgtagtttgtctcttttatccgattattaatcgattaatcgaagtaataatcgacagattaatcgattatcaaattaatcgttagttgcagccctagttacaatgttatgcaggggTATAGTTCTAACAATTCTATAGAAAAATTACACTATTTATAGTCAGGGTGGAGAGTGAGGggtgcaaaatattttcttcttcctgtgGGGGAGggcataacaaaaaaatatttgagaaacactgctctAGGGTAATAAAGTAAAAAGACTAAAGAATCACacgtcaaatatttatttttagataTGGACCAAAAAAACTTTCGAAATGATCATATATTCTTGTTTGGTAAAAATGatcaaattaaatgtataaaCAAAAAGAACAGAAAGAAGTCTTGGCCTTAAGTccactcaatttaaaaaaaaaaaatatatatatataagcataagctgccaccttaccgtggtagaggagtttgcgtgtcccaatgatcctaggagctatgttgtctgggggcttccatgcccctggtagggtctcccaagacaaacaggtcctaggtgagggatcagacaaagagcagctcgaagacttctatggaaatacaagaaccgagactcagattttcctcgcccggacgcgggtcaccggggcccccctctggagccaggcccggagttggggcacgatggcgagcgcctggtggccgggcctgtccccatggggcccggccgggcacagcccgaagaggcaacgtgggtcccccctccaatgggctcaccacctgtagcaggggccatagaggtcgggtgcaatgtgagctgggcggcagccgaaggcagggcacttggcggtccgatcctctgctacagaagctagctcttgggacgtggcacgtcacctcgctgggggggaaggagcctgagctagtgcgcgaggtggagaagttccggctagatatagtcggactcacttcgacgcacagcaagggctctgtaaccagttctctcgagaggggctggactctcttccactctggcgttgccagcagtgagaggcgacgggctggggtggcaattcttgttgccccccggctcagagccggCGGCAAATTTTATTGACTAATCGTTGAAGCCCTACTCCCCAAACCTTTGGCCATCCAGTGCCTGTGTATTTTTAGTAGCATTGAGGGTACTTCTATTTATTGTACCTCATTAGGTCTTAGCGTGCCAAAGAGGTTGAACAGACAATGGACCACCACCAAAGAGATGGTGCCCTTCTTGCATTTGCCATACTTTTTGTCAATGAAATGGCAAAGTAATCCGGGATATTGCATAATCAAGCCTACAGTGGATCAGTGGATGGTGACACAATGAAACAGGTGATTTACAACAACGTGCTTTGATCATTTTTAGGTCAACAGGAAGCTAGACCTCTCCTAACAGCCTCTAATCTTTTGGCAAGAAGACGCACCTTCCATCAGAACCTGGTTTCCATTGTTAAACACCACCACAAGGTCAGTAACTGTTTCATATGCATTTAGTTCTTATAGGATAGTCAGAAAGTCCTGTGCACTGATGGAAATGATCAATTAAGTAATCTCTTCTTTTCAACAGGTTTTTCTCTGCTCTTTAGTACCTCCGGTGTGCATACCAGAAGTCAAACTGACCCGCTGGCACCCTAACTTTAATGTGGACACTGTGCCAGCTGTGCAGGCAAGCTTACTGCCACAACCCCCTTGCCTTGAGAAACTTGCCACTGCCCAGGAAGTGTTAGACAAAGCCCATTCTGTCATTACTCCCAAGGTACTCACCCAAATGTTTTGGGTTTTACATGTAGTATTTACAAATAGACTTTGTACAATTTCATTTGTATGTGATTGAATTTCTTCTACACAGATGGAGAAGGCTCTGGTTTCTCTCGTCCAGAAGGCCGAAGATAAAAGAGCAGAATGTAGAGAGACCACTCCGCAAAACTTAAACTGCACCCAAACGCCTGCTTCAACTCCAATTCCTAATTCCCTGAAAGGAGTGTCCCAGTCCTTGTTGAGCAGGGTAAGTGTACAATATTTTTAGGTAAATCTTCCGACTTTTAGTATTACCGTTTCAAATCAAAATTATTGTAAAAATGTGATGGATTACTGCTTAAAACTGCTCATTCCCTGGAGAAGCAAGCTTGCGATAGCTGGATAGCTAGCATAAATACCAACATGAATAAAAGGAACATTTCCTATTAAGAAACAAGATACCTCAATCTAAACTTGTTTTAACACATTGTTGTCTGAGCAACCAAAATACTCAATTGTGCACAATAAAACTGCTGCCACTGACAGCAACAGAGCACCGAAAGAATATTCAATCTAAAATTTGGTAAATttggggattttattttttattttttaaatggtctgTTGGATAAAAGTATGGACATTTGTAACGTTTGGAAAGCAGCGATATCGAAAAGGTAAGCGGCTAATGAATCAAAACACTGGGAACTGTTGAGAACAGGAACCAGTTTTCTAATCCCATCCCCATAGTTTTTTTGGGGTGGTCAGCTTTCCATTACAAAACTGTGCTTTTAGGTGTCGTACCAGGTTTTGAGTGTGGAAATGAGTCACTAGGCGAGTACAGCCGTGGCAAAAATGTTGAATAAATAATGTTGTTGGAAAGTCTTTGTTCACATAATGGTCGGAGTTACTTGAAGTGATTTATTTACTGTTAAATCTGTTTGGCCTTCTAGATTCGTGCAAAGGAAGCCCAGAAGCTCCAGGCGGCTATGACTCGAAACCCATTTCAAGAAGAGCGCCTCTTGATGATGTCACAGCTCGGGGACCTTGCAAGGATTCTTCGGAATATTTTTGTATCCGAGAAGAAACCTGCATTAACAATGGAAGTTGCTTGTAATCGGACGGCCGGCAGCTTCAGATCAGCTCTCAGTTCAGGTTGGTGAACAAGATGCAGTGTAAGCCACGTGGAGAGGATTTAGTGAGAATTAAACCTCTGtacttaaaaacaaaaaactaaatatccAATGAGAGACAAAGTAAAGCCTAGTTTACCTGCTGGACATTTGATTTGAAGTGATTTACAGTATGTCGTAGGTTGCTGTGCAGACATGGAtgtttacatttataattcaAATGCCAACCATGTGCATTTTAATCATGAgcaggggaaaaaacagcattcaGACACCGAATCACGTCTACTTTGTGTTACTCCAATAGGAACCAGATATATAGTCATTCCACGTTTATTTTATGGCTATTAGTTTTAAGCCGGATCAGACGGAAGCGAACTGTGATTGGCTTACACAAACATACAGAGATAACAAGGCTGGGTTGCatcgtcctctcagtaaatgagGAATTCATAAGCATCAAGTGATTCTTTATCTGATGTAAATAACATTATATAAAGAattaatgtcagtgtttatctcactgGCGACGACAAGCGCATCGGATTTAGCGTTGGCATTGGCATTCGGTTCACTCTGGTTGAGGCTAATGACGACACAAGTGGCGTGTAGTGGCTACTTTTAAAGCATATAACAAAGTAAATagggaatatttaatgtgatttaCCTTCCTTCCACTTGTGAAttgcctcctttatttcacattcaTCCAACAAAGTCTCGTTAGCATCCAGGTATTGTTTGGCAACACGGTCACTGTGGATCGACCACTAACCGCCCAAAATAGTGGAATCACCctcgttagcattccattcagttgtaaacaaacggcacaaaagagcatctgtgtccagagtgtttccaactcctgttatttgttggaggctacattgcagagtcttttaggaatgattgaaaggacagtgttgtatgtgctaTAGGTGCtgtcaaaaaaaaatccataaagatttaaaataaaatggGGAAAAATATATAGATTGATAAAATCTATCTCTTAGCTTTgtgtatttaaattaaatttgtttaaaaataataaacagaTAACCATATACTAGTTTAATGACTATATGTCTGAGTAAAACCACTACAAGTTAGAAGTTCCACTAATCACCACACAAGTTCCTGTGAGTCGAAAGttccttttgttcttctttcACTCCGTTGTCAGGCATGTTGTATTAGAAAGATACAAAAAATAAGAcatgacagtgtttcccataaactgccaagatacctgtgggggcgtggctatgggcgtggtcaccatcaagtaatttgcataatttactacaatgatatgattttgtctaaaaaggttaaaaaaatgtatacttactaattaataacagttttgttttaaacgtccatccatccatccattttaaaatataattacaacactttatgtacatatttatatacagatttgaacaataagttatttactgaaatatatttattaattgtggttcttacaaaaaatatatcttataaaatataaaagctaaaatgtctcttaaagctctgcccctttaattagtgcatactaaataatttaactttagcctactactacaaccatattatttaccagcaacataaagtgaaacagaggcagaggtgtcctgccacagtcagaaacaaataaacagaaaacagtagtggtcaaatacaaataaggcaacaagagaagtatcctacacttctcttttgtaaagtaaatctgaacagcctatatgggcatctacattaactatatgatttgcctgagaagctggacaggacaaaaaaaaataaaaaatttgtggcggacgtaattctttcgtggcgggccgccacaaataaatgaatgtgtgggaaacactgcatgaacacctTGTCCTCGCATACTGTAACAGTGGTTGTGTGTTCgaaaaataagttttaggaacacccccaactgtgttcaacccaTCAGTGGTCGAAAGAACAGCCCGTCCACTCTAAAGTTCCAAGAATTATTCCAAAGTCCCACCTCGCTGGCAGTAACTAAAAATAGTTCCTGTGTTACTGAATCTACACGGGTAGTTTTTGGTGAAAACACAGGGGGGAATTTTATTTACCCTGGTAATTGGTAAAGTTCCTGGAAAAAACTTCCTGCGATGGAAAAAGAGCCTGATGTGGCCTCGAGTCAAAATCATTTCCCGGGTCTTGTCTAGTCACCTTGTAGTGCCCTCAACCTCCCTAGAAGGTCTTCAAGATGATTGTGTGTATAACCCCTggcaaaaataatgaaataaccaGACATAGAATGTTAGTTCAGTTGTTTAATTGTGTAGAAGGAAAAAAAGCAGATAAACACGACACAAAACTATCGTCATTTCAAATGGAAACGTTCTGGCTTCAAGAAACACCAAGAAAAACAAATTGTGGTAGTCCGTAAGCGTTTCAGTTTTAGATCAAGCAGGGTAAAAATATGAAAACAATTTTCATTTCCAAAGCTAACACCTGCATCAGATGAAATATGTTCATTAGTTTGCAGTGAAAAGGAATGTTCACACCTTGGAatgctgttgcaccaggtggattgacatgaatcatggtgtCAACACTAGAGATGTCAgttgaaacaaaggagaggaaaatcaaacttcttcaagaaggtGAAGCCGCTCTGATCTGATTTGACAActgcaatcagagaaagttggagcaagatttTTTCCTAAATCCATATTATTTTCACTCTGCTTGATGGAAAAATGAAACCTAATGACCACCACAATTAATTTTCTTGATTTTTTCAGtctcttaaagccagaaagttgctatTTGAAATTAATATAGTTTAGAAACATGTCTGTTATCCATTtgttttctacaaaattaaacaactgaataaaCATTCTACAAGTCTGGTGTTTGCATCATTTTTCAGTGGTTGTATAAGAACAGTAAGGAAAACAATTGTCATTgtttacatctaaaaaaaaaatctaagatttaaaataaaatggGAAAAACATCTATATTGAGAAAATGTTTATGTTGCTCTTCTGAAAGATTTCGTATTCAACTATTATGATCTGTCTGTTCCATCTCAATTTAGGTGCAATGGAGAAACACATCCGTTTGCTGGCAGAGCTGACTCCTGAGTGGCTGACTATCCATCCAATCAGGAAGGACTTCTACCTTAAATTGAACAAGAACATGGATCTAAGTGTGGTTCTGGACAAATTGAGCCACAAACTTCGAGAAGAGGAGAGGCGCTAAGGTTTATAATCCAACCAAAATAATGGAATTATTACGACTATTATGGTCTGTGGTGCGAACCAGCATATCACTGCTGTATGACCCAAAAATATTCCCCTATTTGATGACCCTTACTGGTTTTAAAGAATGATGTGTGTGCAATGTAAGCTTTTGGCCAAGTGTGTGAAAACATAAGCCTAAAGGAGGCTTCACTTGGGCCTCATCATGCCATGTCACTAAAAGTGCATCAACTCTGCGTGTTGTAAGGCAGTTGTGTAAACAAGGTCTATTTTTTCCCTTGAAGGTGTAATGAATGACATGTAAACCATTCTTTTATCTGTACTTTGTTGGGTGAGAATTATGTCATCTTTAATGCACATGCcctcatttaaaacaaataaaaaaaactagagtTCATGCCTCCTAAATTGTATGAATGTGTATTATATTaatgtatatgtacaaaccccgtttccatatgagttgggaagttgtgttagatgtaaatataaacggaatacaatgatttgcaaatcatttaacccatattcagttgaatatgctacaaagacaacatatttgatgttcaaactgatcaacttttttttttggcaaatcattaactttagaatttgaggccagcaacacgtgacaaagaagttgggaaaggtggcaataaatactgataaagttgaggaatgctcatcaaacacttatttggaacatcccacaggtgaacaggtgggtgccatgattgggtataaaagtagattccatgaaatgctcagtcattcacaaacaaagatgaggcgagggtcatcactttgtcaacaaatgcatgagcaaattgttgaacagtttaagaaaaacctttctcaaccagctattgcaaggaatttagggatttcaccatctaccgtccgtaatatcatcaaagggttcagagaatctggagaaatcactgcacgtaagcagctaagcccgtgaccttcgatccctcaggctgtactgcatcaacaagcgacatcagtgtgtaaaggatatcaccacatgggctcaggaacacttcagaaacccactgtcagtaactacagttggtcgctacatctgtaagtgcaagttaaaactctcctatgcaaggcgaaaaccgtttatcaacaacacccagaaacgccgtcggcttcgctgggcctgagctcatctaagatggactgatacaaagtggaaaagtgttctgtggtctgacgagtccacatttcaaattgtttttggaaactgtggacatctcgtcctccggaccaaagaggaaaagaaccatccggattgttataggcgcaaagttgaaaagccagcatctgtgattagggttgagtatcgattggaaccgggactaactttccgattctcccggaatcgttcaaaagtttaaatttcgattcctattttcgataccagtccgccgaccggaaaaaaatatgtccgccgaaccggaagaagaagacgctgaacaccaacgaagaagcgcccaccgccggaagtgttagcatagccgagcgagtcagtcaagctcaagcatggatagcgggcgtcggcggtcgaaagtgtggctttttatactgtacctgctgctaatctggagtgggttttgcaagttgtttcttattgtttatttgcttttctgcaccaggttagcccatcagtgggagcacggtaacatttttaagtacctgcagcatcatacacttgtgtgtgtaaaagtgttttcatgaggttttcaaaaataaagctctcttgaggaaagtgtacccctgggaaaatgtattcataatttataatatttatattcaagttcatagattttatatttatattctagttgaaaacagccctgtgaggaatttatagtaaagttcataaaaagttaatagaattaaaatttgatggagaatgtcagactatttcattcagaaagactgtaggttagctagctcatttaaaatatcctaaacttttttttgaccctgcctcttaaaagaatcgggatCGAGAATCgtaaggaatcggaatcgaaacagaatcggaattggaa of Entelurus aequoreus isolate RoL-2023_Sb linkage group LG09, RoL_Eaeq_v1.1, whole genome shotgun sequence contains these proteins:
- the cdt1 gene encoding DNA replication factor Cdt1, translated to MAQGRVTDFFSQRKKGATASAKQATHIGVVNPGGSKSSAINTRSSNQDIFFRSSSSQVHDEFVRVIDAAAGLSTDESTTSKLTQDVPRSPRTPERPSPNADPGADVVSTTARHSTARKRRKVEVDNVGKTTQTARKKLVLSHPKPQGLCREDITALKSRLQRIKKQAESSSAISSSSVPLTLDSSSKSVVTKAKELAAKAKSKKAKDTEEERRQKDTLAQESIQQPAYQQYHNLAQDTPPGLSLPYQFKILAEMFRSMDTVVAMLFNRSETATFSKIKRGVQDMMHKRFEEDHIGQITTVFPKAYTFRQEKNIPTFNCCIKKGSYQLTVEPVISNGQQEARPLLTASNLLARRRTFHQNLVSIVKHHHKVFLCSLVPPVCIPEVKLTRWHPNFNVDTVPAVQASLLPQPPCLEKLATAQEVLDKAHSVITPKMEKALVSLVQKAEDKRAECRETTPQNLNCTQTPASTPIPNSLKGVSQSLLSRIRAKEAQKLQAAMTRNPFQEERLLMMSQLGDLARILRNIFVSEKKPALTMEVACNRTAGSFRSALSSGAMEKHIRLLAELTPEWLTIHPIRKDFYLKLNKNMDLSVVLDKLSHKLREEERR